In the genome of Stomoxys calcitrans chromosome 4, idStoCalc2.1, whole genome shotgun sequence, the window cgggacactgtgtgatttaattaatgtgtaggccgccatagcttCGAAATTGtaacattcagcgtgaaagcaggagttgcaaaccttaacgataaggttgcaaccatttttagctcaccgatagacgagaccaaaccacgtgttgctgggcaacactttttcggcgaaatcgaacaataaatacgccgtttatgggcccaaaaccttaaattcagagatcaatctatatggcagctatattcaaatctggaccgatctgggccacattgaagaaggacgtcgaagagcctaactaaactcactgtctcaaattttatggacacaaaacctaaaactgagataccggtttatatggcaacatccaagtctgaaccgatctgtgcgatattccagaagtatgtcaaggggctcaacttaactcactgtcccaaatttcggcgacttcggacaataaatgcgccttttatgggcccaaaaccttatatttcttcaatttggcccaaatctgaaccgatcagggtttcgaagggccttagataactcactgtcccaaattttatcaaaatctgataaatgtgacttttatgggcctaagagtctaaatcggaagatcggtctatattatagctatatccaaatctggaccgatctgaggtaaattgtcgaaggattttgaagggcctaacccaactcccggttccaaatttcagctaaatcggatgataaacgtggcttttatgggcctacgaccctaaatcggccgatcggtctatatggggaccatatcaagatatagtccgatatagcccatcttcaaacttaacctgcttatggacaaaaacaaagaatctgtgcaaaatttcagctcaataactctatttttaaagactgtagcgtgatttcaacagacagaaggacggacatggctagatcgtcttagatttttacgctgatcaagaatatatataccttatagggtcggaaatggatatttcgatgtgttgcaaacggaatgacgaaatgaatatacccccatccttcggtggtgggtataaaaaacgactaaatgatgactatttaataggtagtcatatggtatggtggttgtctatgaatgactattaaaaacatgccaacatgaacagagagagggcagagtggtaaaaattaatcatcagcatgtatctttattatgacaacctatcggtcctttgaataaagaaaattaaaatataggaatataggaaggatctaaaagcaaaaaatttggtatcaaattctggggtgggatgcctagCAGAGCCGCCCATCCacaaaacccggcaaacggatttatagaccaaccactacaatatgggactcaaatttatggtatttgagagtagaaaacgaatctgatatccaattgcggaactaagtgtttcgtgggtcaccccaccactataaaacccctcaaatcggacatatttaccgatcatggcaatatggatcttaaatgaaaaatctttgagaatagagcacgaaattgactttcacttttgggaccaagtgcctgggggtccaccacaccccaagaaggacatttactgaccattgcaatgtggggtttaaagtgtagaaaaatcctTAGGAAAATTGGAAATACATTACAttgaaatacattttcaactacaattacgcagaaatgttcaaatttagagtacttctttccaacatagcataatcgggcgcagcagagcgggccgggctcagctagtcttttATATTGGTcaccaatttttgaaatttgttgtcgtaaacaaagtcccaatgttttttgtaaaagaagtttacttgtcgaaaagtTGCTTTATGgctaaaaaaaactatttttttttcgtgTAGATAACcacataacagtttttatttggaaaaattatCAATATGCAATTTGATAAGGTTGGTTTTTTGTTGATAGTCTAAAAAAGGCCAAATACACTTGCTTGAATAAACAAAATCGTACAGCGATAATTGATGTTTAGTTTAAGTTCAGCAATAATCATGAACGCGGGTCAAATTCTTGGTCAATTGGCAGCAAAATATCATTATGTGGGAACACGCATAGAAGGAAAATGGAATGATTTTTTGGATGTTATTGGTTTGTATTgtaattttgtttgtattaaGCCGATAGCCTAAACAGCAAGcccttttttctaaatcaatttaaaatttttaataataataaagattttaataaataaatacataaaatCTGTTTTATTTGAACTCTTGCAGGTGATGATCCTCAAACTGTGTGGGTTTTTGGTACCACTGCAGTTTTTATGTTGGTCTATTGGCTAAACGCTAGCTGGTACACATTTATGGATATAACAAATCGTCCCAAATTTGTTCgcaaatataaaattcaaccAGGAAAAAATGAGCCAGTTGAAATGAAGAAATTGTTCGAAGtaagtataaaaacaagtaaaagtgtgcaaagttcggcggggccgaacctttataccttccaccatggatcacatttgtcaagttctttggccgatatctctttataaacAAACCAAAGATAATggatgctatttcagctatacaaagatatgaaccgattgaggCCATATTaagtttggctgttggagaccaaagtgatattcattgtgcaaaatttcagccaaatcggatgagaattgctccctctagagcttcaagaagtataattgggagattTATATTGGgaggtttatattgcagctaaatcaggttttgaaacgatttgggccatacttggcgcatttgctgatgatcaaaccaaaacatttcatgcaaatttcatgccaaatccgacgataattgcgccctctagcgccccaagaagacaagatccgaaattggtttatatgggagctatatcaggttatgaaccgatttgaaccatacttggcacagttgttgatggtcaaaccaaaacatttcatgcaaatttcatgccaaatcggataataattgctccctctagcggcccacctcacgcattccgtgatcgcgcggatctccgcctgcaggacggtattatggttgggcaatctaaaacagttctcagtccctgggttctcaatgtagaccatctggaagatcatgttgcaaGCTTTAATCCATCTGATATTCCTGGTAGCAACACTATGGTTCTCTCATTCCAAGCCTATGCCGTTGgcattcgacctcaagtgtcgtctcaggtatccgatcggaaacctcttcacttccttccaggttccctttagtcgcctcgattataccgcgatggtatgagctgctcccttcCTCAATCTTccgtcgccttaagtctcatagtcgcaatggctgcctcacacttaatctgtatgtcaatgggtcggatatcgagaatagtctccagtgtacAAGTGGGCGCGGACataatcgctccgcctatgccaagacaacattttctgaaccgtttgtatggtccttatgtaagcattggtctaatcacgctcctgtaaagtCAGTCggctattctcggattcaggccccatttcgagccaacggtcTATATAATGCcccacatctgtgagccttctcagtacgctattGAACGTGactcttccaattcagtttcctggaACCCCTACGTCGGAACCACCCCGTACCGTCCACAAATCTTAGGAGACCTCCCAGAGATAGAAGGTATTGTTCGGTATTCCCATGCgtcctatggcacagtgtccggttatgccACCTGCTAAGATTCTCAGCGATCGCTTACCGAATGCCAGTAACTCCTTCGTCCTTCTCTGTTCGATGACATGCCAGAGCGCCCAAgcggtccggcaaccatccgccTAGTCTTATCATGCAAGCAAGCTAAATATGCAATCTACACGTACTCCATAACTCATTATTGAatcccgaaaaaattacggtttgatgcggtttatgggccggcggcgtcattgggccttacttcttccgtgatgatcaagatCGGCACGTTACTGTAAATGGGAATCGATACCGTGCAAtaataacagaatatttttggccccaattggatAATATGGACTTGGAAGACATGTGATTCCAACAGGacggtgccacaagccacacagcgaatgtcacaatcaatttattggaaaccaagtttggaaaacgtgttatctcacgaaatggtacagtcgattggccgcctcaGTTGTGTGATTTGACGTCGCCTGTGgagctacgtcaagtctatgaTCTATGCCAACAAGTCAGCGACGGTTAATGAACTTTGTACCAATATAAACGCGGAATTGCAGCAGATAGGCCGATTTATGCTGGAAAACCGTCGAAAGTTGCGTTCAGTGTTTGGACTTCTGCAAACGTGCCCGTGGTGGCTATGTAAAAGAAAtcgagtttttgttttatttaaaaaaataacctTTGTACCGCTCTTATTGAAAACCCGATACTTTCTCATTTCCGCATTCGATGACCGTCTTTTCGAGCAGCTTCCGACAGAGCTCGAAGTATCTTCTCTTCCATCATCAACCATCATTACGAGGATAGTCCGCCTTCAGGAATACTTCGGTCCAGGATGGTCATATGCAATTCAGGTGCTGATGACAAACTGTTCAATTTCTTGGCCCATTTGGCATTAGGCGCTTGCTCATCGCCAGATCGCTGCTATGATTTGAGTGAGATACGCTCGCCGGGAGGACAATCTCCTGATCTCCCTTCCTGCAGGATCAATGAAAATCCTCAGCTTAACAAGTATGCCCTTTTCTGGGCCTGGTGTTATACCCGCGGTGCATCCAGTTGCTTTCTCGGTTTTGTCTGCAGTGTTAACTACCAGTTCTCGTTGTTGTGTTAGCTTTGGCGACTGTTCTCGAATCGTCCGATGTAGCAGAGGACAGCATACATTCCACGATAGCAGTTTTCACTATAGACTTGAAGTTCCTGAAGTGGTACTTATCCAACGCTTGTCACGGATCGTCAGGGTGGATGACTCTAGATCTTTAATTTTCCTCAGATACCATAGCGAGCGTTTGGAGCCTTCTTCCTGTTTCTGCTCGTCCGCCTTTTGTACTCTCTGCTTAtcattatattattatattatattatttggACGTCCGTTCCGTAAAGTTGGACCGCTTCAACTTCCGAGGGTCCATTACAGGTTTTCTCACAGGGAGACAAGACAATGTTGTCTTGTCGGACCAGTGTATTGTACGTTGGGTGTTTGCTGTGTGCAACATGAGATTGGGACCAACAGACAGTGCGTCTATGCCTTACCTGCTGGTTCGGGTGGATTCCCGGCAACGGACCGTTGACCACCTGTAGAATTGGATTCCGTAATTTATTCACccatgtttgtatttttttgggaTAACTTTTAGTTTAGATTGGACCCGAAGTTATTGCATTCACTTAGGTAACCAAGGCGCCCTAGGACAGTATGATTTCCTAGGTGAGTTCAATGACCCTAGATTCAACTCTTAAGCCCCACCATCGTGACAAGATTGATACCCCCGAGGGTGGTAACATATAGGAAATGTTCGAACGTTTCATAATAGGAAATTTTCCAATGTTTCATAGTATTCGCCATATGCCCCCACGCGCTGCCATTTGCCGCGCGACTTGTAATGGTACCGAAAGCCACCTCCATTCtacttcctctcagtaatagcGTTGTCTTTTAAAGATACGGATCCgtcataggatttttgccgtcctaccaaAAGTTTCACTGCTCCCCAATTCTACAATATATTTGACGCCCACGCCTTAACGCAGACTGCGTTTCTCCGATATGCATCGCAATCACCAAGTTTCTTGGTGGCAATTCTCTGACACTTACAGTCAATCCTTTCCTCTAATTTATTTTCATAGCTTTTCATAAGTTTGCAGTATATTCATATAAATTCTCTTTTTTAATTGCAGGGCATATTAAATGTGCTAATGAATCAAACAATTGTGGGCATACCCATGTACTTTGTACTGTATCACACGCTTTTTAAGGTACGCTGTAGCGAAGGGCCCATACGTGAATTGCCAACATTACAAAAGATTCTCTTTGACATTGTCGTAGTTTCGATTATGGAAGAGTTTAACTTTTACTACATACATCGACTGATGCATCATAAGGCGATTTATAAATATGTTCATAAGAAACATCATGAATGGACTGCGCCCATAGCGGCCATTACATTCTACTGTCATCCTTTGGAGCATATCTTTTTAAATCTAATACCTGTATCGCTTTCATTTGCCCTGGTGCGATCGCATGTTTTTACCGTTTGGCTATTCCTAACATTGGCCATTCTGAATTCAATGGCTGATCATGCGGGTTACTCGTTTCCACGTTCGGGTGCTTCGATACGTTATCATGATTACCATCATTCCAAGTGAGTTGaacaaaattataattaaattgaattgattgaataaCATTTTGATTTATAATATTTCGTAGATTTAACTACAATTACGGCATGTTCGGATGGTTGGATAAACTGCATGGCACTTACAAGGAGACCAAAGTTGAACTTAAAACAACCGAGAAATCTAAGGACAAACAAGCAAAAtcaattggaaaaaatctaaataagaagaagatcaaataaaatttcaaagctTTAATTCTCAATGTTTAAGGGTTCTGGAACAAGATGAAGTGTGTCACACAACTCTTGACGTGTTGAAGGGCTAAGTGTAATATACTTATCAATTATCTATTCAGGTTGGGGTGTAATACATCGGGTCGATTAATTTTACATACAGTTTATTTACAtacgatttttttatacccaccaccgaaggataggggtatattcattttgtcattccgttggcaacacatcgaaatatccatttccgaccctataaagtatatatattcttgatcagcgtaaaaatctaagacgatctagacatgtccgtccgtctgtccgtctgtctgttgaaatcacactacagtcttcaaaaatagagatattgagctgaaactttgcacagattctttttttatccataagcaggatgagttcgaagatgggctaaatctgactatatcttgatatagcccccatatagaccgatccgccgatttagggtctaaggcccataaaagcgacatttattatccgattttgctgaaatttgggacagtgagttgtgtttggcccatcgaaatccttcgtcaatttggctcagatcggtccaaatttggatatagctaccatatagaccgatcgtccgatttagggtcttaggcccataaaagcctcatttattatccgattttgctgaaatgtagggcagagaattgtgttaggcccttcgacatccttcgccaatttcgctcagatcagtccaaatttggatatagctgccatatagaccgatcctctgatttagggtcttagggccataaaatccacatttattacccgattttgctgaaatttgggacagtgagttgtgttaggcccatcgacgtccttcgccaatttcgctcagatcagtccaaatttggatatagctgccatatagaccgatcctctgatttagggtcttagagccataaaatccacatttattacccgattttgctgaaatttgggacagtgagttgtcttaggctcatcgacgtccttcttcaatttggcccagatcggttcagatttggatatagctgccatatagacctatctctcggttttaggttttggggccataaaaggagcatttattacccgattttgctgaaatttggcccatcgacgtccttcctcaatttggcccagatcggttcagatttggatatagctgtcatatagaccgatcctccgatttagggtcttaggcccataaaaggcgtatttattatccgatgtcgccgaaatttgggacagtgagttaagttaaaccctttgacatacctctgcattatggcccaaatcggtccccatttgaatatagctgccaagtagACCGAtttccgatttaaagtcttggctccataaaaggcgcatttataatccgatgtcactgaaatttgacacagtgacttatgttaggctcttcgacatccgtgtcgtatatggttcagatcggtttatttttagatatagctactaaaaagaccaatattttgctatacacaattgaacaatgacttgttcttaatagtatttggtccaaatcggaacatattactgctatggaacataaggtatgcaattttcacaggatttttatgaaaggtggtttatatatataccagaggtggtgggtatccaaagttcggcccagccaaacttaacgtctttttacttgttcaatactAGCTTACGTAGTAGCTTATGTAGTATAATCtctttgaaataattttcaagttCAATATATCAACTAGCAGGgttcaatttaaataaattagtaCCGGATGTGTTAAACACGTTTACTATAATTTGAGGCAAACgtacacacaaaaaaataaaacgtttcgcACATTTTTACGATaaacaaagtttttcttttatactgTGCAACATTTCGATTCAACATATCAAATGTTACCTATAAACGTAGCATTGTTGAACGTAACTTAATTTtgttattgtaaaccctttagcagttGTTATTGGATACTTGTCTgaagaactatcgaccacatctctaTAGCTGGACACTTGTGTGGAGAATTATCtaccacatctctaaagtctggcggGTTGCAAaatgctcatgaacattctattaggaaacgggggcaaacttctcacatatcaataagttctgtccgattcaagtttaagctcaatttttataccctacaccactactgtggtacgggataacttagtgaattagtttgtaacacccaaaaggattccgattcgatttggctatgtccgtctgtctgtctgtccgtccgtctgttcatgttagtttgtgtacaggtcgcaattttcatccgatcgtcttcaaattgggTATGGGCAAGTTTTTCGaccaagagacgaagcctattaaaattggaaaaaatcggttctgatttggatttggatatataagttcgtccgatttgcagtaatactgcaataaaattgtcatttgttaactgattctctcgaaatttagcaggaaggattttcttatgaccctcaataTCAAAAGTGAATattttagaaatcggttcagatttggatatagctcccatatatatgttcatctgatttgcagtaatacagcaataaaatggtcatttgttaaccgattctcttgaatcttggcaggaagaattttcttatgactcccaatataactggtgaactttatagaaatcggttcagatttggatatagctcccatatatatgttcgtcctattttcagtaatactgcaataaaattgtcatttgttaaacgattctctcgaaatttggcaggaaggattttcttatgaccctcgatattaaaagtgaatattatggaaatcggttcagatttggatatacctcccatatatatgttcgtccgatttgcagtaatacagcaataaaattgtcatttgttaaacgattctctcgaaatttggcaggaaggattttcttatgaccctcgatattaaaagtgacttttatagaaatcggttcagatttggatatagctcccatatataagttcgtcctatttgcagtaatacagcaataaaattgtcatttgttaaacaattctctcgaaatttagcaggaaggattttcttatgatcctcaatattaaaagtgaatattttagaaatcggttcagatttggatatagctcccatatatatgttcgtccgatttgcagtaatacagcaataaaatggtcatttgttgacctattctcttgaaatttggtaggaaagattttcttatgaccctcaatattaaaagtgaattttatagaaatcggttcagatttggatatagctcccatatataagttcgtccgatttgcagtaatactgcaataaaattgtcatttgttaaacgattctctcgaaatttggcaggaaggaatttcttatgaccctcgatattaaaagtgaatattatggaaatcggttcagatttggatatagcttccatatatatgttcgtccgatttgcagtaataatgcaataaaatggtcatttgtcaaccgattctcttgaaatttggtaggaaggattttcttatgactctattttactggtgaattttatagaaatcggttcagatttggatatagctcccatatatatgttcgtccgatttgcagtaatacagaaataaaatggttattagctaaccgattctctcgaaattttgcaggaagaattttattatgactctcgatatt includes:
- the LOC106082863 gene encoding fatty acid hydroxylase domain-containing protein 2-like — its product is MFSLSSAIIMNAGQILGQLAAKYHYVGTRIEGKWNDFLDVIGDDPQTVWVFGTTAVFMLVYWLNASWYTFMDITNRPKFVRKYKIQPGKNEPVEMKKLFEGILNVLMNQTIVGIPMYFVLYHTLFKVRCSEGPIRELPTLQKILFDIVVVSIMEEFNFYYIHRLMHHKAIYKYVHKKHHEWTAPIAAITFYCHPLEHIFLNLIPVSLSFALVRSHVFTVWLFLTLAILNSMADHAGYSFPRSGASIRYHDYHHSKFNYNYGMFGWLDKLHGTYKETKVELKTTEKSKDKQAKSIGKNLNK